GCCCCACTGCCGTGCACCCCTCCCCAGGGTGCTACCCAGCCCCCACCCATGTCCACCCCGAAGACCTCTCTGGATCTCCACCTTGTAGAGCTTGTGGAAGGTCTCGTAGATGAAAATAAGTGAGATGAGGAAGGCGAAGATCTCCTGGGTGAAAGGTGAGATATAGCGGACCAGGAAGCTGCCTTCAGCGGCCACCAGGGCAAGGACAAAGACCACCAGCCAGAGGCCAACCCACACCCGGCCGGTGAGGTACTCCAGGTCCTGGGCTCGGCAGAACTGGAGGCCAGGAGGGAGGTGCGGTTAACCACAGTGGTCTGCCCTAGACATCGGGCCCCATGGGATGGGCTGGAGTGGGGGCGGGCGGGGTGAACTctaaagggggaggaggagagagactgcAGGGACCCCATTATCTGGGCCGAGAGATGGGACATGAgatccctggggaggggcaggggagggctgtCACCTTGAAGAAAGCTTCTTCGAAGACCAGCAATGGCCCTGAGAAGCCAACTACAAGCAGCGGCTGGGCCCccagcagagagaagaggacgCCGAGCACCGCGGTGGACACAATCAGCTCCGACACACCCATCAGCCCCTCAGTCTTCTCCCCTGGTGCAGGCAAGGGTCAGTGGGAGGGCCCTGGCCTGGCTCCTTCTACCCAGCCCCTCCTCTTCATCTAGCCTACCCTGACCTGGGGACCCAACTACGACAGAGTAGCCTCGTAGGGCAATAGACAGGtcccactccccagccccaccctcccaccttcccccatccacccccacctccagtcACAGGCTCCCCAACCCCTTGCACCCTTCCTGCCCCCTCTCACTGTATAGCCCCCCTGCAAAAGTGATGCCTGAGACCCCCTGACCACAGACCTTGCAGGTGACACTGGGTCCCCTGCCCCTCACCTAGCAGCCCCCCGAAGGTGATGGCAGGGCTAAGGGCGGCGAAGTAGATGAAGAGCACAGCTGCCACGCACTGGGAGTGCAGGGCGTCTCGCAGGTCACTGGGGTAGTGTGGGTACCGACGTTTCACATCTCGCACAAGCCCCCCAAACACCGAGCCAGTCCGCAGCAGGGGGTCGTCTTCAGGGGTTGCCTCGGAGCCCCCTAGCTCCACTGACAGCTCTGGGGGGTGCAAGGAGCTGCTGGAGCCCAGACCACCCCCTCCTACTGGGGGGCTCTGGGCTCAATCCTCCCCATCAGGGACTAGAAGCTGGCATACAGGAGTTAGGGCTCATGACCTTAGGAGCTGCAGTGGGCGAGAGGGCGGGGTACGGGCCCCAAAGGGTCTGACCTTTCCCGGGGGCCACATAGCTTCCCTGGGTGGTCATCTCCACTTTGGTCTGTTCACGCTCCCGCCGCTTCCTCAGCAGCTCCCGCTGGAAGGCAGCCACGGAGCGCAGCAGGTCACGGCCCTCCACCTCGGATGGAGGGATCACGATGCTGCCATCCAGGAACTCACTGATGGCGCTCAGGAGGTCTTGCCGGTCGTCTGCCTGGTAGGCAGCCTCGTGAAACAgctggaggcaggagaggcaaGGACTAAGCATCCAGAGAGGAGGTGTTAGGCCGTCACGGACCCAGAGGCAAGGTGGGTGTCTGGCCACATATACAGGCCTAGTCCAACTGACAGAATATTGACtcatgtggtgcctgggtggctcagtgggttaaagcctctgcctttggctcaggtcatgatctcagggtcctgggatcgagccctacatcgggctctctgctcaatgtggagcctgcttccccctctctctctgcctgtctctctgcctacttgtgatctctctctctgtcaaataaataaatctcttaaaaaaaaataaaaaataaaataaaataaaatattgactcACGTCCTCGCTTGCCCACAATTGGCCACAGCCCTGAAACTCTGAGTGCCTTCTATTCCCCTAGGAGCTTGCAGACTTTTCCACAATGCAACAACTAAATGGGCAACACCAGGCATAGCAGGGGCCCCCAgaatcattttgtccagagagcTCCCACCCGCCCCGGGTTGGTCAGTTAGCATTTCCAACATCGCCCCTGGTTAAAGGACCTTCCTGTCCCAGCTGAGAGAAGCCACAGCAAAAACCAACATATCCAGCCCTCCCTTTCCAGTCTTAGGTCACATCCAAGATTTGGGGATCTgggctttttttctcccccttcaaCCACCTCCCCTTCTCACAGTCCCAACCCAGGCTCCCTTTTCTGCCCTTGGCCAACAGCTCCCTCCCTCACCACTCCAGAGTGCTGCCTCTACCCAGAAAGGCCTCCAGGGCCAGGAATGTAGGCAGTGAGTGACAGGGGAAAAAGAGGACCCCGGGGGAACAGGCCCAGAGTCTGCAGGACCCACCTTGTCAGACATGAGGGTGGCAATGGAGCGCCCAAGCTCGTGATAGTCAGTGCTGGTGTGGCTGGGACCCAGCATCACAAAGAGGAAGCGCACAGGCACAGGGACCTCGAGCACAGACTCCAAGAGCACGGCCTCATTCAGGCGCACAAAAGCTGCTGCCGGCTGCTCCAGGAAAGGCACACACCCTGGGGGGAAAGTAAGGCACCAGGCACTGAGCAAAGAGGAGCCCTCCAGGCTGGACCCGGAGAAAAACATCTGGGGCCACCCTGTACAGTTGAGCAGGTGGTGTGCTGCACAAATTAAGCCCAATCTAAAGAAACCCTATTCGTGTATACGTttgtaaatttattattatttaagagtaGAGGAAAAGTTAACAGTCTCCGAGAAGGAGTTCTTCtctttaattctcacaaaagtGCTCTGTGGACTAGTGGCAGTCTAAGACAGTGGAAAACTGAACAGGAAGCAGAGAACTGAGAAAGAGCGAGCTGGGGGCGAGACAGGCAATGAGGAAAGGCAGGGATGCACTGAGGGCCTGAACAGGGTTGGAAGGAGCCTGCAGGCCGGAGCTGAGGACAAGCAGAGCGCAGGGGAAGCCCACACGCCCAGGacccccttcctcctcacccACAAGCACAACAGTAGCCTCAGCATCTTCGGGGATCTTCTCCAGCAGCTTCAGGCTTTTTCCCCGGTGACCTTCTCCCCCAGGCATGTGGAGAGGCTTCTGAGGACGCAGAACTGGAATAGGGCTGGGACCCTGACCGGAGGCCGTGGCAGGCCTTCCCATCCCTTGCTCCAGCCCTGGACTCTGCCCTCTGACCCCCAGAGGGGGGgccctcttttctccctccccagccaggaaAGGGATTGTCTGTGATGCACCCCATACCGAGAGGAGACTGTTCAGGCTGTCGACCCCCACCCCAAGCTGCCCGCCACCACCTCTACCTTGTCTTGTTGAAATGGGTCCCCTGGGTCTGCCATATCACCCCATTTAACCTCCTGGTTCTTTAGGGCAGGGGCCCTCATGCGTGTCTCCTACAGGTCCCCCCACATCCCTCACAGGGTACCAGCCATCCAACCTCCCTAACCCACTCCCGGAAGCCAGTGGCGGCCTCCAGAGAAACCAGAAGCCCCCCCAGTCCCCCAGCCCAGGTCCGAGCAAGGCGACTGACCTCCTTGGCATCAGGGTCATGAGGCCAGAGTGGGGCTGGCTCCCCCACATCATCAGCCATGGTGGGCACTGCACCATCAGGGCCGTGGCTGGGGGGCGGGTGATGATTCCCTAGGACAGAGTTCACGCTGGAACTGGATGGGTTTCGGGGAAAGAAGCCAGTGTCCTTGTCATCGTTGGGATGGCTGTGAAGAGGGCAGAGGAGCAAGGCCGgttagggagagaggcagagaaatgggAGGGTCAGGGcctccgcccctcctccctccgTGGAAGGAAGAACTTTCTAATGGCTGGTCCTGTCCGAGAGTGAAAGAGTAATAAGCTCCCCATCACTAGGGTTATTCAAGCAGAGGCTAGAAAACCGCACAGGAGAGTCCATGATCCTGGAAGAGCACAGGCACAAGAATGCCCCGACCGAGGGCCCCCACACTGGCACCTGTGTTTCAGTAAGAGGGTACGCAGGACGCTGGCCCTGTCCTCCGGACGGATCTGGTCAGACACGATCATGGTCTCCACCACGAGATGGGCGATCCCCGGCAGAGTGGTCTGTTCCAGGTCCAGGAGGGCAGCTCCTGGGGGAATAGGTGGGGGAGGGTCCCATCAGAGAGAAAAAGCCACCCCTGTCGCCTTGCTCCCCAAGGGCAGGCAGACATGCCGGGTGACCCAGCCCTCAGTGCACACAGCAGGTACTCAGTGACACCTGGCCCCAACAAGCCAGACACAGGGATGTGCAGAGGGAACCTGGAGCGAACCAGGGAGGGGAGTCGCTGGTTAGTGTTGGGCGCGGGGACGGGAGCCTAGAGCAGCACAGCCTGTCCCCTCCAGCTCACGGCTACACAGGGGCTCGGACTCCCCATCTCCAAGGTGGCAGCCAGACCTTGCCTGGACACAGGCCCCCGGGGAGCAGCATCCCCCAAGCTGGACAGCCTGCTGCTAGCCGAACTCCATAGCCGGCGAAGAGGGCACACAGCCCGGGGCCAGGCCTGCAGGGTCCCTACCGTGGGCGATGGTCCTCCGGAGTTCCAGAAGGCTGCGGAAGGAGAGCGAGGCCACGTGAGGCTTCCCCCAGCGCTCTGTTTCTTCTTCCACATCCTCCTCAAACTTGATCCAGCGCGCCGTCTCCCGCCAGTGGGGCTCCTGGCTGCGGTCCAGCGTCAGCTCGTTCAGCTCCACGAACACCTGAGTGAGGCAGGAGCCCAGGGTGAGGGTCTGCGGcccacggggggcggggggtaggggaaggagaggaaggccGGAAATGGAGGCCCAGCCCTCAGGCCCCTGTACCTCATGAGGCCTCCGatccagcttcttcttcttcttcttcctgcgCAGGATTGGGGCCAAGCCCCCCGGGCTGCCCCTCCCGGCCTGCGTCCGAGAGGGCTTCTTCACCAGGTGCCGCCGCACACCAGGGTTGTCCTCCAGCCGGTGACCTACAGGCCAGGCAGGCTTGGTGGTCCTGGGGGTCCAGCTCAGGTCCTCATGGTCAGAGCCAGCCCTCCAGCCCCCTGCCCTGGCCAGCCAGGGGCCATGTCCACACAACCACATAAGCCGGCACAGGCGTGTCACAGACAAAGACAcacaggcccagagaaggggaaTGACAATTCCATACGAACACAGGAGACCACTGGCTAAGCCACTGTAAGAAGGCAAATCCCAACTCGGTCCAAGCCCGGGTTGCCCAACCTCCCCCATGGCCACTGCCTCTCATTCCAGAGCACCAGGACCTACATGAAGTCACCAGGCCCCCAGTCCTTTCCCTATGCCCTCTCTTGGCACCCAGGTCTCCCCCACAGGTACACATCTGGCTGACTCAAGCTGAGCtcttgcccttcctccctgcttgcCCCTTCCAGGCCAGCAGCCACAGAGAGCCCGGTGGCCCACTTACTCACAGGCTGGTTCCCCGGCCATGGGGCTCAGCTGGCCCTGGAGGGATTCACACAGATCACCGTCCTCAAGGTCCAGCACCAACATTTCTAAGTCCTCTGAGGCCAGCGAGTCTCgagggctgggggccggggccATCCAAGGGCCCTGGCCCTCCGTGTCCCCAGGCCCAGGGCTCACTGCCCTGTTGGGCTCTGTGACCTCCTCCAGCAGGCTCATCGTTCTCCCGGTGGCTGAGCCCTTGGCCACTGCTCCACCCCCTAAGCCCTGGCTCTCCTAAAAGGTGGGAGCCTGGATCAGTGGTCTTTGTTCAACCCAAGCCTCCAGACTCCCCACAGCCctgggctggctccctgctgcttCCAACCCCCACCCTGAGTCTGTAAACACGCCCTCccctgaccacccccaccccaccccactgctgCCATCGGATTGTTCCTGTCCCTGTCCTCAGGCCCTGGCAACTTTCCATGACgtactgagctcagagccctccccaccaacccccgCCCACACACTGTGCTTCcaagggggagggaggtggggtcaGTGATGCCCCCAGCCTGGGCACAGAGCCCCGCGAGTGATGACAGGTGGCACAGAAACCAGGGCACTGATAAGATGGAAGGAATGTGCCACAATCACAGCCAGGCCCCGCCGAGGGTGGTGCGACAAGTCaggggaccccgatgtggggagAAGCGGGACCCAGAAGAGTGGCTCACCCTCAAGGGGCCTGGCgtgaagacaacaaaaagagTTTGCCCTGAGAAGAGgagccctggggggagggggacataaTGTCTGCAAAGGTCACGTGGAAGGAGGGGTTGCCTTATTCAGGGGGTGACTCAGAGGACAAAATCAGGACAGAAGGGCAGAGGTGTCACGAAGGGAAATCTCAGCTCTGGCAACCAGAGAGGTGGCTTGGTCAGGTAGTGAGCTCCCTGTCCCTAGCCACATGCCAGCAGACAGGGATACTGCAGAGGGGACTCAGCACCGGGTTGGGGAGAACACAGAGCTTCTCCTAGGTTCCCCACCTGTGGAGCGCCCATGGGGGGTGGGCCAGGGGGGCTGCCACTGCCACAGTGTGTCACTCACTCTTCATGTCATCCAGGTCCGCGGAGCCCAGCATCTGGGCCTCTGCCTCGTCAGTGGGCACCTGCTGCTCCGGGCCACCTGGGGTGCCCAGGGCACTGCCTGGGCACAGCCGCTCCCGCAGGTCATAGCTGGCCGACGGGCTCCACGGCCGGCTCTTCTCCCCAGCGACTCGGGAGACCCGGGCCCGGGGGCTTGAGGAGCTGAGGAGGCACCATGGCAGCCTTGGACTTGACAGGGAACCACGGTGGAGATGGGCCAGGTTAGGGGGTTCCTTTGTCCTCCCCCAGCTTGGGGTGGGGCCTGGAATAGCCCCCCAGGTGCTAGACACAGACTCCTTCtggacagagaaggaagctgacCTCTACCTCCCTGTCCCCATCtcaccgccccacccccacttcctgtCTGTCTTCCACTTTTATCCCTGTCCTCCTCTCTAATGACACCTTGTCTCTTCTCCTTGTCAACCCTATGGACAGAGACAGGACgaacccctccccccttcctctgttCCCTCTCCTCAACTCCCCTCTTCTTCTCCAGGGTCAGAGCTGGGGACAGTCGCCAGGGTCAGAAGGGAGCCTGGGACCTGCTCTGGGCTGGAGGCCAGTACCTGACTGACTGCTGGGGGCTCTTGTCAGAGCAAGGGCCCACCGAGGGCAGAGGCTTGGTGACGGCAGCCCTCCCAGAGAGCCCAGGACTGTCATCCTCATCACTTCCAATGGAGAACTGTGGACAAAGCAGCGTGCCCTGGGTTCCTGCACCGGGGCTCAGCCCCcgaccgccccccacccctctgcttcCCCAGGCAGCCCCGGCCCCCTCTGCAGCATCCTCTTCTCCCTGCTGCACCCCTCCCTGAGGACTCAGCCCTCCTTCAGGAACAGACCCCTACCTTCGCTTTCTGTGGGGACCCTGAGGGCGGGGGTTCCACAGGTTCTGCCTCAgattccccttcctcttcctcctcctcttcctcttcctcctcctccgctCCAGCTCCCCCTTCCTCCTGGATGGGAGGGGTCCCCTCCGAGGGGGGAGCCGaggttttctccttcttcctcttcctcctgctctgccgggcagaggtggggggcagtCGCCGCAGCTTGTGGGGTGGAGGCAGGCGCGCCGAGAGCGGGTGGTGGGTGTGGTGGGATGTGTGCCGGTGAACTGGGGGTGCAGGAGAGCCGGTTGGGGGGCCCCCACAGCAGAAGCGGGCCCCCTCACCACCCTAGGGGCACACACCTTATTCTAGCTCAGGGCCTCAAACAAGGGCACCCTAGAACTTCCTCGAGAGCCAGCTCCCCCCAACACCTGTGTCCGTGTCCTGCCATTGGTAAGGCCTGGTAGAGTGGGGGAACGGGAGTCAAGGAGAGGGCGGGCTGTGAAATGGGGCTGGGGGACATGGGAAGACACGATACAGCAAGGTGGGGAGGCAGAGTCAGAAGAGCGGAGGGaggtgaggaggcagagagaagagggcaggGCCGGAGGGACAGCAGAGCCTTGGTGAAGATGAAGGTCACCGAGGAAGGCCTCGGGCCCATCTCCCTATGTCTCCCTCTGCGTCTGGGGCCCGGCTCCCCCGGAGGGTGGACAGGCGATGGGTGAGTGAGGCAGGATGACTTAACATGGCATGGTGGCCCAGCACAGCGTCCTGCACAGCGTCCAGCACAAGACGGCACTGGGTGACCAAGCCAGTGGTGAACACGGTGATGGTGGCAATGAAGGTGATGGTGGTGAGGGCGGCCACACTAGGGGGCCCCGGGCTACCCACACTCAAAGTCCCGCTCGCTGTAGCTGCGGCTGGGCTTCTCAGGGTCCCAGGCCGGGGGCTTGCTGATGAGGT
Above is a genomic segment from Mustela lutreola isolate mMusLut2 chromosome 3, mMusLut2.pri, whole genome shotgun sequence containing:
- the SLC4A3 gene encoding anion exchange protein 3 isoform X3 produces the protein MANGVIPPPGGASPLPQVRVPLEEPPLSPDLEEEDDDLGKTLAVSRFGDLISKPPAWDPEKPSRSYSERDFEFHRHTSHHTHHPLSARLPPPHKLRRLPPTSARQSRRKRKKEKTSAPPSEGTPPIQEEGGAGAEEEEEEEEEEEEGESEAEPVEPPPSGSPQKAKFSIGSDEDDSPGLSGRAAVTKPLPSVGPCSDKSPQQSVSPRLPWCLLSSSSPRARVSRVAGEKSRPWSPSASYDLRERLCPGSALGTPGGPEQQVPTDEAEAQMLGSADLDDMKSHRLEDNPGVRRHLVKKPSRTQAGRGSPGGLAPILRRKKKKKKLDRRPHEVFVELNELTLDRSQEPHWRETARWIKFEEDVEEETERWGKPHVASLSFRSLLELRRTIAHGAALLDLEQTTLPGIAHLVVETMIVSDQIRPEDRASVLRTLLLKHSHPNDDKDTGFFPRNPSSSSVNSVLGNHHPPPSHGPDGAVPTMADDVGEPAPLWPHDPDAKEKPLHMPGGEGHRGKSLKLLEKIPEDAEATVVLVGCVPFLEQPAAAFVRLNEAVLLESVLEVPVPVRFLFVMLGPSHTSTDYHELGRSIATLMSDKLFHEAAYQADDRQDLLSAISEFLDGSIVIPPSEVEGRDLLRSVAAFQRELLRKRREREQTKVEMTTQGSYVAPGKELSVELGGSEATPEDDPLLRTGSVFGGLVRDVKRRYPHYPSDLRDALHSQCVAAVLFIYFAALSPAITFGGLLGEKTEGLMGVSELIVSTAVLGVLFSLLGAQPLLVVGFSGPLLVFEEAFFKEIFAFLISLIFIYETFHKLYKVFTEHPLLPFYPPEGALEAGLELNGSAVPPTEGLPGPRNQPNTALLSLILMLGTFLIAFFLRKFRNSRFLGGKARRIIGDFGIPISILVMVLVDYSITDTYTQKLTVPTGLSVTSPHKRTWFIPPLGSARPFPPWMMVAAAVPALLVLILIFMETQITALIVSQKARRLLKGSGFHLDLLLIGSLGGLCGLFGLPWLTAATVRSVTHVNALTVMRTAIAPGDKPQIQEVREQRVTGVLIASLVGLSIVMGAVLRRIPLAVLFGIFLYMGVTSLSGIQLSQRLLLILMPAKHHPEQPYVTKVKTWRMHLFTCIQLSCIALLWVVKSTAASLAFPFLLLLTVPLRRCLLPRLFQDRELQALDSEDAEPNFDEDGQDEYNELHMPV
- the SLC4A3 gene encoding anion exchange protein 3 isoform X2, with the protein product MANGVIPPPGGASPLPQVRVPLEEPPLSPDLEEEDDDLGKTLAVSRFGDLISKPPAWDPEKPSRSYSERDFEFHRHTSHHTHHPLSARLPPPHKLRRLPPTSARQSRRKRKKEKTSAPPSEGTPPIQEEGGAGAEEEEEEEEEEEEGESEAEPVEPPPSGSPQKAKFSIGSDEDDSPGLSGRAAVTKPLPSVGPCSDKSPQQSVSSSSPRARVSRVAGEKSRPWSPSASYDLRERLCPGSALGTPGGPEQQVPTDEAEAQMLGSADLDDMKSHRLEDNPGVRRHLVKKPSRTQAGRGSPGGLAPILRRKKKKKKLDRRPHEVFVELNELTLDRSQEPHWRETARWIKFEEDVEEETERWGKPHVASLSFRSLLELRRTIAHGAALLDLEQTTLPGIAHLVVETMIVSDQIRPEDRASVLRTLLLKHSHPNDDKDTGFFPRNPSSSSVNSVLGNHHPPPSHGPDGAVPTMADDVGEPAPLWPHDPDAKEKPLHMPGGEGHRGKSLKLLEKIPEDAEATVVLVGCVPFLEQPAAAFVRLNEAVLLESVLEVPVPVRFLFVMLGPSHTSTDYHELGRSIATLMSDKLFHEAAYQADDRQDLLSAISEFLDGSIVIPPSEVEGRDLLRSVAAFQRELLRKRREREQTKVEMTTQGSYVAPGKELSVELGGSEATPEDDPLLRTGSVFGGLVRDVKRRYPHYPSDLRDALHSQCVAAVLFIYFAALSPAITFGGLLGEKTEGLMGVSELIVSTAVLGVLFSLLGAQPLLVVGFSGPLLVFEEAFFKFCRAQDLEYLTGRVWVGLWLVVFVLALVAAEGSFLVRYISPFTQEIFAFLISLIFIYETFHKLYKVFTEHPLLPFYPPEGALEAGLELNGSAVPPTEGLPGPRNQPNTALLSLILMLGTFLIAFFLRKFRNSRFLGGKARRIIGDFGIPISILVMVLVDYSITDTYTQKLTVPTGLSVTSPHKRTWFIPPLGSARPFPPWMMVAAAVPALLVLILIFMETQITALIVSQKARRLLKGSGFHLDLLLIGSLGGLCGLFGLPWLTAATVRSVTHVNALTVMRTAIAPGDKPQIQEVREQRVTGVLIASLVGLSIVMGAVLRRIPLAVLFGIFLYMGVTSLSGIQLSQRLLLILMPAKHHPEQPYVTKVKTWRMHLFTCIQLSCIALLWVVKSTAASLAFPFLLLLTVPLRRCLLPRLFQDRELQALDSEDAEPNFDEDGQDEYNELHMPV
- the SLC4A3 gene encoding anion exchange protein 3 isoform X4, producing MANGVIPPPGGASPLPQVRVPLEEPPLSPDLEEEDDDLGKTLAVSRFGDLISKPPAWDPEKPSRSYSERDFEFHRHTSHHTHHPLSARLPPPHKLRRLPPTSARQSRRKRKKEKTSAPPSEGTPPIQEEGGAGAEEEEEEEEEEEEGESEAEPVEPPPSGSPQKAKFSIGSDEDDSPGLSGRAAVTKPLPSVGPCSDKSPQQSVSPRLPWCLLSSSSPRARVSRVAGEKSRPWSPSASYDLRERLCPGSALGTPGGPEQQVPTDEAEAQMLGSADLDDMKSHRLEDNPGVRRHLVKKPSRTQAGRGSPGGLAPILRRKKKKKKLDRRPHEVFVELNELTLDRSQEPHWRETARWIKFEEDVEEETERWGKPHVASLSFRSLLELRRTIAHGAALLDLEQTTLPGIAHLVVETMIVSDQIRPEDRASVLRTLLLKHSHPNDDKDTGFFPRNPSSSSVNSVLGNHHPPPSHGPDGAVPTMADDVGEPAPLWPHDPDAKEKPLHMPGGEGHRGKSLKLLEKIPEDAEATVVLVGCVPFLEQPAAAFVRLNEAVLLESVLEVPVPVRFLFVMLGPSHTSTDYHELGRSIATLMSDKLFHEAAYQADDRQDLLSAISEFLDGSIVIPPSEVEGRDLLRSVAAFQRELLRKRREREQTKVEMTTQGSYVAPGKELSVELGGSEATPEDDPLLRTGSVFGGLVRDVKRRYPHYPSDLRDALHSQCVAAVLFIYFAALSPAITFGGLLGEKTEGLMGVSELIVSTAVLGVLFSLLGAQPLLVVGFSGPLLVFEEAFFKFCRAQDLEYLTGRVWVGLWLVVFVLALVAAEGSFLVRYISPFTQEIFAFLISLIFIYETFHKLYKVFTEHPLLPFYPPEGALEAGLELNGSAVPPTEGLPGPRNQPNTALLSLILMLGTFLIAFFLRKFRNSRFLGGKARRIIGDFGIPISILVMVLVDYSITDTYTQKLTVPTGLSVTSPHKRTWFIPPLGSARPFPPWMMVAAAVPALLVLILIFMETQITALIVSQKARRLLKGSGFHLDLLLIGSLGGLCGLFGLPWLTAATVRSVTHVNALTVMRTAIAPGDKPQIQEVREQRVTGVLIASLVGSPSGSVFSRA
- the SLC4A3 gene encoding anion exchange protein 3 isoform X5 translates to MSLLEEVTEPNRAVSPGPGDTEGQGPWMAPAPSPRDSLASEDLEMLVLDLEDGDLCESLQGQLSPMAGEPACHRLEDNPGVRRHLVKKPSRTQAGRGSPGGLAPILRRKKKKKKLDRRPHEVFVELNELTLDRSQEPHWRETARWIKFEEDVEEETERWGKPHVASLSFRSLLELRRTIAHGAALLDLEQTTLPGIAHLVVETMIVSDQIRPEDRASVLRTLLLKHSHPNDDKDTGFFPRNPSSSSVNSVLGNHHPPPSHGPDGAVPTMADDVGEPAPLWPHDPDAKEKPLHMPGGEGHRGKSLKLLEKIPEDAEATVVLVGCVPFLEQPAAAFVRLNEAVLLESVLEVPVPVRFLFVMLGPSHTSTDYHELGRSIATLMSDKLFHEAAYQADDRQDLLSAISEFLDGSIVIPPSEVEGRDLLRSVAAFQRELLRKRREREQTKVEMTTQGSYVAPGKELSVELGGSEATPEDDPLLRTGSVFGGLVRDVKRRYPHYPSDLRDALHSQCVAAVLFIYFAALSPAITFGGLLGEKTEGLMGVSELIVSTAVLGVLFSLLGAQPLLVVGFSGPLLVFEEAFFKFCRAQDLEYLTGRVWVGLWLVVFVLALVAAEGSFLVRYISPFTQEIFAFLISLIFIYETFHKLYKVFTEHPLLPFYPPEGALEAGLELNGSAVPPTEGLPGPRNQPNTALLSLILMLGTFLIAFFLRKFRNSRFLGGKARRIIGDFGIPISILVMVLVDYSITDTYTQKLTVPTGLSVTSPHKRTWFIPPLGSARPFPPWMMVAAAVPALLVLILIFMETQITALIVSQKARRLLKGSGFHLDLLLIGSLGGLCGLFGLPWLTAATVRSVTHVNALTVMRTAIAPGDKPQIQEVREQRVTGVLIASLVGLSIVMGAVLRRIPLAVLFGIFLYMGVTSLSGIQLSQRLLLILMPAKHHPEQPYVTKVKTWRMHLFTCIQLSCIALLWVVKSTAASLAFPFLLLLTVPLRRCLLPRLFQDRELQALDSEDAEPNFDEDGQDEYNELHMPV
- the SLC4A3 gene encoding anion exchange protein 3 isoform X1 — translated: MANGVIPPPGGASPLPQVRVPLEEPPLSPDLEEEDDDLGKTLAVSRFGDLISKPPAWDPEKPSRSYSERDFEFHRHTSHHTHHPLSARLPPPHKLRRLPPTSARQSRRKRKKEKTSAPPSEGTPPIQEEGGAGAEEEEEEEEEEEEGESEAEPVEPPPSGSPQKAKFSIGSDEDDSPGLSGRAAVTKPLPSVGPCSDKSPQQSVSPRLPWCLLSSSSPRARVSRVAGEKSRPWSPSASYDLRERLCPGSALGTPGGPEQQVPTDEAEAQMLGSADLDDMKSHRLEDNPGVRRHLVKKPSRTQAGRGSPGGLAPILRRKKKKKKLDRRPHEVFVELNELTLDRSQEPHWRETARWIKFEEDVEEETERWGKPHVASLSFRSLLELRRTIAHGAALLDLEQTTLPGIAHLVVETMIVSDQIRPEDRASVLRTLLLKHSHPNDDKDTGFFPRNPSSSSVNSVLGNHHPPPSHGPDGAVPTMADDVGEPAPLWPHDPDAKEKPLHMPGGEGHRGKSLKLLEKIPEDAEATVVLVGCVPFLEQPAAAFVRLNEAVLLESVLEVPVPVRFLFVMLGPSHTSTDYHELGRSIATLMSDKLFHEAAYQADDRQDLLSAISEFLDGSIVIPPSEVEGRDLLRSVAAFQRELLRKRREREQTKVEMTTQGSYVAPGKELSVELGGSEATPEDDPLLRTGSVFGGLVRDVKRRYPHYPSDLRDALHSQCVAAVLFIYFAALSPAITFGGLLGEKTEGLMGVSELIVSTAVLGVLFSLLGAQPLLVVGFSGPLLVFEEAFFKFCRAQDLEYLTGRVWVGLWLVVFVLALVAAEGSFLVRYISPFTQEIFAFLISLIFIYETFHKLYKVFTEHPLLPFYPPEGALEAGLELNGSAVPPTEGLPGPRNQPNTALLSLILMLGTFLIAFFLRKFRNSRFLGGKARRIIGDFGIPISILVMVLVDYSITDTYTQKLTVPTGLSVTSPHKRTWFIPPLGSARPFPPWMMVAAAVPALLVLILIFMETQITALIVSQKARRLLKGSGFHLDLLLIGSLGGLCGLFGLPWLTAATVRSVTHVNALTVMRTAIAPGDKPQIQEVREQRVTGVLIASLVGLSIVMGAVLRRIPLAVLFGIFLYMGVTSLSGIQLSQRLLLILMPAKHHPEQPYVTKVKTWRMHLFTCIQLSCIALLWVVKSTAASLAFPFLLLLTVPLRRCLLPRLFQDRELQALDSEDAEPNFDEDGQDEYNELHMPV